In Neomonachus schauinslandi chromosome 6, ASM220157v2, whole genome shotgun sequence, a genomic segment contains:
- the MMP21 gene encoding matrix metalloproteinase-21 — MLAASVVRRALLLCWLAAPRPAGPEPLFHSRDRSDAEPAPLRRAQPIADPVAAQRFLSKYGWADAPPGPGPRGPRPDARRAGPRATALAEAVRRFQKVNALPASGRLDAATLAAMNRPRCGVPDTRPLPPPAPGPPPRPPPRARPKRYLLISPVSPAAETSSSPAGREPGLADPSRHSWGELARGRHLGCPRVFDGSGQEFAHAWHLGDIHFDDDEHFTPPTSDAGISLLKVAVHEIGHVLGLPHTYRTGSIMQPNYIPQEPVFELDWSDRKAVQKLYGSCEGSFDTAFDWIRKERNQHGAVMMRFSTYFFRNSWYWLYENRNNRTRYGDPIQILRGWHGIPTQNIDAFVHLWTWRRDERYFFKGNQYWRYDSDKDQAYTEDEQGRSYPKLISEGFPGIPSPLDTAFYDRRKQLIYFFKESLVFAFDVNRNRVLDSYPMKITEVFPGIEPENHPFRNIDSAYYSYAHNAIFFFKGNAYWKVVSDRDRQQHFWLPSNGLFPKQSISERWFDICDVHTSTLNM; from the exons ATGCTGGCCGCCTCCGTCGTCCGTCGGGCCCTGCTGCTCTGCTGGCTCGCTGCCCCGCGGCCCGCCGGGCCCGAGCCCCTTTTCCACAGCCGGGACCGCTCGGACGCGGAGCCCGCCCCGCTGCGCCGGGCCCAGCCCATCGCGGACCCCGTCGCTGCGCAG CGATTCCTGTCCAAGTACGGCTGGGCCGACGCGCCCCCCGGGCCAGGGCCCCGGGGTCCCAGACCCGACGCGCGGCGCGCGGGCCCCCGGGCCACCGCCCTGGCCGAGGCCGTGCGCAGGTTCCAGAAGGTCAACGCGCTGCCGGCGAGCGGGCGGCTGGACGCGGCCACGCTGGCGGCCATGAACAGGCCGCGCTGCGGCGTCCCCGACACGCGGCCCCtgccgcccccggcccccgggcCCCCGCCGCGCCCGCCGCCCCGCGCCCGGCCCAAGCGCTACCTGCTG ATCAGCCCAGTGAGCCCTGCTGCAGAGACCTCATCGAGCCCAGCAGGGCGCGAGCCAGGCCTGGCTGACCCTTCTCGCCACTCCTGGGGAGAACTAGCGCGTG GCCGGCACCTGGGCTGTCCTCGGGTTTTTGATGGCAGCGGGCAGGAGTTTGCACATGCCTGGCACCTGGGCGACATCCACTTTGACGATGATGAACACTTCACACCTCCCACCAGTGACGCGGGCATCAGCCTTCTCAAA GTGGCCGTCCATGAAATTGGCCACGTACTCGGCCTGCCTCACACCTACAGGACAGGATCCATAATGCAACCGAATTACATCCCCCAGGAGCCTGTGTTTGAGTTGGACTGGTCGGACAGAAAAGCAGTTCAAAAGCTGTATG gttcATGTGAAGGATCATTTGATACTGCATTTGACTGGATTCGCAAAGAGCGAAACCAACATGGAGCCGTGATGATGAGATTTAGCACCTACTTTTTCCGCAACAGCTGGTACTGGCTTTACGAAAATCGAAATAACCGGACGCGCTACGGGGATCCTATCCAAATCCTCCGTGGCTGGCACGGAATCCCAACACAAAACATCGACGCTTTTGTCCACCTCTGGACATGGAGAAGAGACGAacgttatttttttaaag GAAATCAGTACTGGAGATATGACAGTGACAAGGATCAGGCCTACACAGAAGATGAACAAGGAAGAAGCTACCCCAAATTGATTTCAGAAGGATTTCCTGGCATCCCAAGTCCCCTGGACACTGCCTTTTATGACCGAAGAAAGCAGTTAATTTACTTCTTCAAAGAGTCCCTC GTGTTTGCATTTGATGTCAACAGAAATCGAGTACTTGATTCTTATCCGATGAAGATCACTGAAGTGTTTCCGGGAATAGAGCCAGAGAACCATCCCTTCAGGAATATAGACTCAGCCTATTACTCCTACGCACACAAcgccattttctttttcaaaggcaATGCATATTGGAAAGTAGTTAGCGACAGGGACAGACAACAGCATTTTTGGCTTCCTTCAAATGGCTTATTTCCAAAGCAGTCGATTTCAGAGCGGTGGTTTGACATTTGTGACGTCCATACCTCCACCCTGAACATGTaa